Proteins co-encoded in one Perca flavescens isolate YP-PL-M2 chromosome 11, PFLA_1.0, whole genome shotgun sequence genomic window:
- the rnaseh2b gene encoding ribonuclease H2 subunit B yields MATKKKQTPNLQNDSWVVIAADSVIDTQKNDSDPAFVRLRNPSTDAASLYMLSSGDVQLFEVKAFEEDFHSWFVGQTVQRDGRLLFLTPMDPLYLILPYLMTSGKEGKFQPVDQVVMDEEFPACSRLLSLTRSLAFLHHIAEEKEVGKLKFHRYNQEKTMNWLKKKVERTVAMLKARSISVGEGVKSITYIRVKSDSDYHEEDYLRYAHGLISQYLSEDLSKALLDHLQLPELTSPKETEPPSKKRKLSDKPVEAGEDYTKFNSADFVRKPSKKMTAAQKSLAKVDKTGMKTMSSFFSPKAKAENK; encoded by the exons ATGGCTACTAAAAAGAAGCAAACGCccaatttacaaaatgatagTTGGGTTGTCATTGCTGCAG ACTCTGTCATCGACACACAGAAGAACGACAGTGACCCAGCTTTTGTGAGACTGAGGAATCCCTCAACAG ATGCAGCATCTCTGTATATGCTGAGTAGTGGTGATGTACAGCTGTTTGAGGTCAAAGCATTTGAAGAGGATTTCCACTCCTGGTTTGTTGGCCAAACTGTACAGAGAG atggaAGACTTCTCTTTTTGACACCAATGGATCCTCTCTATCTCATTTTGCCCTATTTGATGACATCTGGCAAAGAG GGGAAGTTCCAGCCTGTGGATCAAGTTGTGATGGATGAGGAATTCCCAGCTTGCTCAAGGCTGCTGAGCCTTACACGTTCCCTAGCCTTCCTGCACCACATTGCCGAGGAAAAAG AGGTGGGAAAACTGAAGTTCCATCGATACAATCAAGAGAAGACGATGAATTGGTTGAAGAAAAAG GTGGAGAGGACAGTCGCTATGCTCAAGGCAAGAAGTATCTCTGTGGGAGAAGGAGTCAAATCCATAACGTACATCAGAGTAAAGTCAGATTCGGACTACCATGAGG AGGACTACCTACGCTATGCTCATGGCCTGATATCCCAGTACCTCAGTGAAGACCTGAGCAAAGCCCTGCTCGACCACTTGCA GTTACCAGAGCTCACAAGCCCAAAGGAGACAGAACCTCCTTCCAAg AAGCGGAAACTTTCAGACAAACCGGTGGAGGCCGGGGAGGACTACACCAAATTCAACAGTGCAGACTTTGTGCGGAAA CCATCCAAGAAGATGACTGCAGCTCAGAAATCGCTGGCTAAGGTGGACAAGACTGGCATGAAGACTATGTCCTCCTTCTTCAGCCCCAAGGCCaaagcagaaaataaatga